One genomic segment of Chromatiaceae bacterium includes these proteins:
- a CDS encoding M48 family metallopeptidase, protein MLRGRFQRGTDSRQVDAQLWIDDAGDVSCPEADIEGVTLSAIDISPRIGNSHRYLNFPGGGCFETKDNDIVDQWIDDFGHASRSGSAVHRLEANIRYVIAAALFTMLFAYGFVTWGVPWLATRAAYALPAEINESLGQGTLAILDRHLLEPSQLPLARQREIVDLFAAMAPDGDAYNLQIRFSGPIGANAFALPDGTVILTDGLIALADNDEQIAAVMLHEIGHVVGRHGLRGALQNVGLATLLVLIAGDVSSANSLLVSLPTVLVSTSYSRDMETEADRYAVGAMLERNMDATQLIEILSRLETAGEEPKTAGRKETNWLDYLSTHPLGKERMQPLRELIESGRKR, encoded by the coding sequence ATGCTCCGGGGTCGATTCCAGCGGGGAACCGACTCCAGGCAGGTCGATGCACAGCTTTGGATCGACGATGCCGGCGACGTTTCCTGCCCGGAGGCCGATATCGAGGGCGTGACATTGAGCGCGATCGATATCAGTCCGCGGATCGGCAATTCCCATCGTTATCTCAACTTTCCCGGCGGTGGCTGTTTCGAGACGAAGGACAACGACATCGTGGATCAATGGATCGACGACTTCGGGCACGCCAGTCGCTCTGGGTCCGCCGTGCACCGCCTGGAAGCGAACATCCGCTACGTCATTGCGGCGGCGCTCTTTACGATGTTGTTTGCGTACGGGTTCGTCACCTGGGGAGTTCCCTGGCTGGCGACACGAGCCGCGTATGCATTGCCTGCCGAGATCAATGAATCCCTGGGGCAGGGAACGCTCGCAATACTTGACCGGCACCTGCTCGAACCAAGCCAACTGCCGTTGGCGCGTCAACGGGAGATCGTTGATCTGTTTGCGGCAATGGCTCCCGACGGCGACGCATATAATCTGCAGATAAGATTCAGCGGTCCGATAGGGGCGAATGCCTTCGCATTGCCCGATGGAACCGTGATTCTCACCGACGGGCTGATCGCACTGGCCGACAACGACGAACAGATAGCAGCGGTGATGCTGCACGAAATCGGTCACGTGGTTGGTCGGCATGGTCTGCGCGGGGCGTTGCAGAATGTCGGACTGGCGACATTGCTGGTGCTCATCGCAGGAGATGTGTCATCCGCAAACTCCTTGCTGGTTTCGCTACCCACGGTGTTGGTCAGCACTTCGTATTCCCGCGACATGGAGACCGAGGCGGACCGGTACGCGGTAGGCGCCATGCTGGAGCGCAACATGGATGCAACCCAGTTGATCGAGATCCTGTCGAGACTGGAAACCGCCGGTGAGGAACCAAAGACTGCCGGGCGAAAGGAGACCAACTGGCTCGATTACCTATCCACGCACCCGCTCGGGAAGGAGCGGATGCAACCGCTCCGAGAGCTGATCGAATCGGGGAGAAAGCGATAG
- a CDS encoding HAD-IIB family hydrolase, with amino-acid sequence MTKRILATDLDRTLLPNGSWPADPGAIPLFNELTQDDDVLLVYVTGRNLDLTEDAIQSFGVRFPDVLIGDVGTSIRRRVANGWTTDNAWVEHVRQSCPRWDAQAVRNALAGVEGLVEQEAVHCGPFKQSYYADHDRSSEILQLAKDRAEGRFDEVFVYSFDSQSGAGLLDLLPRSATKQTALEFLAAQTGISKSDVVFCGDSGNDVFPLTAGFNGVMVRNADEQLVASVQKAKSMRPDLRIYHAQGGFRGLNGYYTGGVIEGAYHYGFFGDFD; translated from the coding sequence ATGACCAAGAGAATCCTAGCCACCGATCTGGACCGGACCCTGTTGCCCAACGGCAGTTGGCCGGCAGACCCCGGGGCCATCCCACTGTTCAACGAGCTGACTCAGGACGACGACGTGTTGCTTGTCTATGTGACGGGCCGCAACCTCGACCTGACTGAGGACGCGATCCAATCCTTTGGGGTGCGTTTCCCCGATGTCTTGATCGGCGACGTCGGGACCTCCATTCGACGACGCGTGGCGAACGGCTGGACGACCGACAATGCCTGGGTCGAACACGTCAGGCAGAGTTGCCCCCGCTGGGACGCGCAAGCGGTGCGCAACGCACTGGCGGGGGTTGAAGGGCTCGTCGAGCAGGAAGCTGTGCACTGCGGGCCTTTCAAGCAGAGTTACTACGCGGATCACGATCGGAGTTCCGAGATCCTGCAACTGGCCAAGGACCGCGCTGAAGGCAGGTTCGACGAGGTATTCGTATACAGCTTCGATTCGCAGAGCGGCGCCGGGCTGCTCGATCTACTGCCGAGGAGTGCGACCAAACAGACCGCTTTGGAGTTTCTTGCGGCGCAGACCGGCATCAGCAAGTCCGACGTCGTATTCTGCGGGGACAGCGGCAACGATGTGTTCCCGCTCACCGCGGGTTTCAACGGCGTCATGGTGCGCAATGCGGATGAACAACTGGTCGCGAGCGTACAGAAGGCCAAATCGATGAGGCCTGACTTGCGGATCTACCACGCACAAGGTGGGTTCAGGGGACTGAACGGTTACTATACCGGTGGGGTGATCGAGGGCGCCTATCATTACGGTTTCTTTGGTGATTTCGACTAG